The Bacteroidia bacterium genomic interval GATTTCCGGTGTCCTGGGACAAACTTGCCATTTGGTCTATATGCATAAGGAGAGTAGAAGAGCCGTTGATCCGGAATATGCACAGGCTGGTGAAATCGTAAGTGCGGCTGATGGATATCCTTACCTCATTATTGGAGAGGAAAGTTTGGCACATTTAAATGCAAAGCTTAGCGAAAAAGGAGAGGAGGAAGTTCCGATGAATCGCTTTCGTCCCAATTTTGTATTTCAGGGAGGCAGTGCACATTTGGAAGATGAGTGGTCAAAAATCAGCATCGGGGAAACCACCTTCAAAGCAGTCAAACCCTGTGCACGTTGTCAATTGACTACTATAGAACAGGAAACGGCCAAACAGGGCAAAGAACCCCTAAGAACGCTCAGCACCTATAGAAAACAAGGCGCCAAGGTCCTCTTTGGAATGAATCTGCTTCATGAAGGAAATGGAGTCATAAAGATAGGAGATGAGATCAGGACAATAGGTGCATAATTATGCACCTACATATTGCCCTGGCTCTTCCGTGCAATCTCGTAATGATCTTGGCACCTCTGAGATCATTCTAATACCCGCTCTCACTGTGGCGTAGGTGGAAGCTGAAATGGGTTTATAGATCTCACAGATATTTTCCGCAAATTCTTCTGAGTAATTATAGACGTCTATTGACTTATTTTTGGCTGTCCAGTCCTTTAAACTCTCAATTAAGCC includes:
- a CDS encoding MOSC domain-containing protein, with amino-acid sequence MKISQINIYPIKSCGGISLDQAQLSDRGLLYDRRWMIVDPQGNCLTQRDNAQMALIKTAIEGQNLRIWHHFKKIAPLELPLEISMQYVIEVGLWGDRFPASRHSDATDAWISGVLGQTCHLVYMHKESRRAVDPEYAQAGEIVSAADGYPYLIIGEESLAHLNAKLSEKGEEEVPMNRFRPNFVFQGGSAHLEDEWSKISIGETTFKAVKPCARCQLTTIEQETAKQGKEPLRTLSTYRKQGAKVLFGMNLLHEGNGVIKIGDEIRTIGA